A stretch of DNA from Bacillota bacterium:
CCCGGCCCTGCGCTTTACCCTGGCCAACCGGTCCTTCCTGACCTATGTGCTCACCAGCCTCACCGTGCAGTTCGCCTTCGTGGTGCTCCTGGCCACCCTGCGCTTCTATACCAAGTACGTGCTGGGGCTGAACGAAGGCCAGCACACCATAATGCTGCTGGCCTGTTTCCTGATGGTGTTCATCCTGCTGCACCCCTGGGGCCGGATCACCGTGCGGCTGGGACCGCGCAAGACTATGATGGTCGGCATCGTCATCTTCGGGATCACGCTCCTGCCGGCCTGGTTCGTGAGCGAGTTCGTAGGGGGCGTGGTATTCGCCGCCTTGCTGGGCGTGGGCCTGCCCGCGCTCATGCTGCTCCTGGACGTGCTCATCTCCGACGTCATCGACGAAGATGAGCTGCGCTCGGGCGCCCGGCGGGAAGGCATGTACTTCGGCGTCCATGCCCTGGTCATCCGCCTGGGAATCTCTTTTCAGGGCCTGGTGATGGGTGCCGTCCTCACGTTCACGGGGTACGATCCCCGCCTGGCGACCCAGACAGCCTCCGCGCTCTGGGGCCTGCGTTTTCTCATGGCCGGCGTTCCCCTGGTGGCCCTGGTTCTCGCTTTCGTGTGCATAGTGCTGTACCCCCTGCACGGGGAGCGGCTGGCCGCCGTGAAGGCCGAGATCGCCCGGCGTCGCGAGGGCTGTGAGGCTTGAGCGGCGGGAGGGGCTACACCGCTTTCAATCCCCTGGAGATACCCGCCTTCCGGTCCCGGATGCTGGGGCCGGGGTTCATGGGGGGAAAGGCGAAAGGCCTGTTCCTGGCTGAGCACGTGCTGGCCGGGCGGGGTCTGCTGGGCACGCGGGTGCTGATACCGCCCACCTGGGTGCTGCCCACCGGGGTATTCGAGCAGTTTCTAGACGGGAACGATCTGTACCGGTTCAGCCCGGGTGCCCGCACCATGGAGGAGTACGGGGAGATCGTGGCCGAGTTCGCCCGGGCCTCCCTGCCGCGGGCGGTACGGGAGCGCCTGGGGGCATGGCTGGCCGGGGTGGAATACCCGCTGGCCGTGCGTTCTTCGGCATTTCTGGAGGACAGCCTGCGCTACTCCTTCGCCGGCAAGTACCACACGGTTTTCATCCCCAACCGGGGACCCCTGGAGGTCCGCCTGGCCCAGCTGGAGGGGGCCATCAAAGAGGTGTACGCTTCGGTGTACGGGCCCGATGCGGTGGCCTACCGCCAGCGCCGGGGCCTGGGGGACGACAGCATGGCCGTCATGCTGCAGAAGCTGGTGGGCAGGGAGCACCGGGACCTGTTCTACCCCGAGATCTCGGGGGTGGGGTTTTCACGCAACTACCGGTGCTGGAGCGAGCGGGTGCGGCCCCAGGATGGGGTCCTGCGCCTGGTGTTCGGCCTGGGGACCCGGTGCACGGGGCGGGGGTACGCCCGCCTGGCTTCCCTCACCAATCCCGACCTCCGGCCCGAGGGCAACGATCCCCGCGACGTGGCACGGTACTCCCAGGAGATCTTGGACGCGCTGCACCTGCCCTCCGGGCAGCTGCAGTCGTGGAACATCAATCAGCGGCCGGACGTGATGGCCTGCCATCCCCGTTTCGGGTGGTATGCCCGCCTGTACCTGCCCGACCGCAACGAGCTGGTTCCCCCGCCCGCATTGCTCCCTGCGGGGCCGGCCGGTACCAGGTACGTTTTCAGCTTCCCGGACCTGGGCCGGCATTTCCGCCCGGTGGTGGACACCGTCCGGGACCTGTTTGCCCTCCTGGAGGAGCCCGAGGCCATGGACACCCCCGCGGACATCGAGTTCACCTGGGACCCGGGCTCGGGGGAGTTCTACCTGGTCCAGGCCCGCCCGCTCTCCAGCTACGAGGAGTTCCGGCCCGTGCCCATCCCGGACCGGCTGCCCGGTGAGGTGATCCTGCGGGGCGACCGCATGATGACGAACGGGCGGCTGGAAGCCGTAAACCACCTGGTGTACGTGGACCCCGAGCTGTACCGGCAGACGGCTGACAAGGCGCGGGTTGCCAGGGAAGTGGGGAGGGTGAACGAAGGACTGGCGGGAGACCGCTACATCCTGGTGGGGCCGGGCAGGTGGGGGACCACCCACCCGGCCCAGGGGGTCCCGGTCCAGTACAGGGAGGTGGCCCACGCCGGGCTGCTGGTGGAGTTGGGTTCGCGCGAGGAGACCTTCATCCCGGAGCTGTCTTATGGCACCCATTTCTTCGCCGACCTGGAGAACGATCGCATTCTCTACCTTCCCGTCTTCACCCACCTGGCCACCAACCTTTACCACCGGGACTGGTTCTCCCGCTCTGCCGCCGGAGAAACCGGTCACCCGGCAGTGAAGGTCTACCGCGGCAGGTTCTCGGCCTATCTGGACGGTCGCCAGCCTCTGGGGATCGTGGTTTCCCATCCCCTCTAGCGGGCGCGCCCATGCCTGCCCACCCGCGCGCGGCACTGCGTCCGCCGGCCATGCGCGGGCGGGTGCTGCCAGCTCCACTTGCTCCGCCTCCGGGTCATCGTGTATGCTGGGAGCGCACGAATCGGGGGGGATGGGCATGAAGCCGGTCAGGGTGGAGCGCCTGGGCATGGACATGGTTTCCGACCAGGTGGTCGTATTCCTGAAGGAGCTGGACGGCGACCGTTCCCTGCCCATATGGATCGGGCACCTGGAGGCGGGCTCCATCGCTCTGGCCCTGGAAGGAGTGCAGCCGCCCCGGCCCATCACCCACGATCTCTTGAAGAGCATGCTGGAGGCAGTGGGAGCGCGGGTGAAACGGGTGGCGATCAACGAGCTGCGCAACGAGACGTTCTATGCCTTGATCGAAATCGAAGCAGACGGGCACACCTTTGAGGTGGATTCCCGCCCCAGCGACGCCCTGGCCCTGGCCCTGCGCGCGGAGGCTCCCATCTTTGTGGCGGAACAGGTGCTGGAACAGGCCGGGGTACGCTCCAGCGAGGGAGAGCAGAGTGGATAGCATCGTCATCCCGGTGGCCAACGGGGTGCTCCCCCGTCCCGACGGCGGATTGGTGACCGGCATATTCGTGAACCCCTATGCGGCCCGGGTGCTGCAGGAGGCGGAACCGGGGGCCGACATCCTGCTGTGCCCGTACGGCATCGCCAGGGGCAGGCTGTACCCGGTGGGGGTGATGGTCTCCGTCCGGGAGGCCTGGATGCAACCGGTCTACGTGGGCGATCCCCGCGGGCCCTACCGGAAGGTGGTGGCCCTGTTTGCGCGCGTGAGCGGGCGAGGGCGCTTCCGGGCGGGGGCGTTCTGGCGGCGGGGGCAGACCTTGATGGCCTCCCGGGTGGAAGCCCTGGACGTGGCTGCCCTCCGGGCAGAGGGGTATCCCGTGCTGGACGGGGCCGGGTGGCAGCCCCTGGGCGGGCATACCCGCTTCCAGGGGCCGGACGACGTGGTGGTCACCCTGGAGGGGGTGGAGTACGCCTCCGGCGGGCCGGTGGAGGTGGCCGGCAACGTGGGAGGGATCATCCCTCCCGATCAGGCCCACACCGTGGAACACGGCATGATCCGGGCCCTGTCCCGGTACGCTTTCTGCACGCCCCGCCTGCTCCGGGAGGCGTTTGCCGAAGAGGGCAGGGAACTTGAGCAGTCCCTGGACCTCGGCTTTCGCCTGCGCCTGCCGGAAGTGTTCGGGGTGACGCAGACGGGAGCCTGTGGCAATCCTCTCTCCGACCTGGCCCATTTCTACCTGGCCCGGGAGCTGGTGGAGAGGCTGGTCGAGGGGGAGTCCTTGCCCCGGTCCCTGCAGGCGGCCCGGAACGTGACCATGTCGCGCCTGGTGGAGGATCTGGAGCTGACCGACCGGACCCCGTTCCGCGTCCCCCGTGCCCTGAAGCACGGTATGTTCCACGATAACACTCCCATGGACCTGAGCACCCTCAAGCGAGTGCTGGCGCGATTTCCCGCCTCGCCCTGGTCATAGCTCCGTGTACCCCGCGCGGCCCGGTGCGGGCGTCCGGCGCCACACGGCCGGCCAGGCGCGCCGGGGCGGGCGTCCGGAGGAGGTGGCCCCGTGGACCTGGTGCGCATCGGTGAGAAGGTGCTTAGCCGCCAGAAGCTGGCGGAGGCCATCGACCGCATCCTGGAGATGCGGGCCCGGGGGCTGTCCCAGCAGGAGGTGGCGGACCGAGTGGGGGTGGACCGCACCTTCGTTTCCCGCCTGGAGACCCTGGGTGAGGTGCGCAAGGGCCGGACCATTGCCATCGTCGGTTTCCCGGTGGACAACCGGGCCGAACTGGAGGAGGTGGCTCGCGAGGAGGGGGTGGACTACACCCTGCTGCTCACCGACCAGGAGCGCTGGGAGTTCCTCGAGAACAAGAGCGGGGTGGAACTGTTCAACGAGATCATGTCTATCATCTACGCCGTACGGGAGCACGACGTGGTCATCCTGCTGGGCTCCGACCGCCGCGTGAGTCTGATGAAGGGCCTCGTGGATAAAGAAGCCGTCCTGGTTCCCCTGGGCGCATCCCCCATGACCCGGGGAGCCCGGGTGGACCGCGAGAAGCTGCGTGCCGTCATCCGCTCCGTCAAATCCCCGTGACGCGGCTGAAGCAGTACCTGCCCGGGGCTTTCTCGCGCAGAATTGATGGCTGCATGCGGTCATAAGATATCTCGTGCCCGGGTGCGCCGGACCTCCTTGCCCGGCGGGGCAACAGAGGTACCGGTGGGGGCCGGGTGTTCCCGGCAGGAGGAGAATGGCCGTGGGCTTCGCCTGCGTATTTGCTTCCGCAGCGGGCGGTGGTCCCTGCGGGGGCATGCTCGCCACGGCGGCCAGGGCGGTGGGCGGCATGGACCTTCCCTGGCGACGCCGGGTGGTGCGGGTAACCCGGGCGGACGGGCGGGAGGGGTGGGCGGCCCTCCTCCCCCGGGATTCCTCCCCTCGCCGGGTGAGCCGGACAGTGGCGCGGCTGGCCGGCACGGGAGCAGGGGAGGTGAGCCTGGCTCCCCGATTCGGCCTTCCCTGCCGGGGCCTGCACCTGTGGATGGCCGCGTGCCTGCGGGCCGCCTTGCTGCTGGCCTCGGTCCGGGGAACGCCCGCGCGGGCCCTGGTGGTGGGGGCCGATACCGCAGCGGGGCGGCTCGCCCTGAGCTGGCTGGGGGCCAGGCTGAGACACATCTGCGTGGGGGATGCGCCGGGATGGCGGCATATGCGGGATGGGGATCGGCTGCTGGCCGACCTGGGGGTGGCAGTGCGGTGGGATCCGGTCGATGGCCCCGGGCCCCCCTGGGAAGGGGATCTGGTGGTATGGGCGGGCGAGTCCCGTATCCTCGAGCGGGAGGTGCGCGCACCGGTGTGGCTGGGGGCGTGCTGGGTGCCGTGTTCGGGTACGGAGATGGTGGTGGAGGATGCCCTCCTCTCGGGCCCCGGGATGAAGGGCATACCCGCCTGGTGGTGGAAGGAGTGGGGCTGGCGGGAAGGATTCCTGCCCGCAGGAGGCCTGGAGGCGGCGCTGGGCGGCGCACCCTGGATGCGGGCGCACCCGCTCGACCGGGTGTGGCGGGCGGCCCGGGAGCGGGGGTGGTCGCTGGCGGGGGCCCTTGTGGCCCAGGGCGGCCAGCCGGGGAGGTCGCGCGGCGCGGGGCGGGTGGTGTGGTTGACAGGCATGGAGGCTGCGCATATAATCGGGAATGCCATTGACTGAGCACCGGGCCGCCGGCCCGGGGCCTTCATATATTGCCGGTGGAGTCCGATTTATCGAGGAGCAAGACTCCCGGGGAGGAGAAGATGAGGTGGCCCAGAAAGAAATCGTTCTTTCGCCGGAGGGCCTCCAGAAGCTGGAGAAGGAGCTGGAGTACCTGAAGTCGGTTCGCCGGCGGGAAGTGGCAGAGCGGATCAAGCAGGCCCGGCAGTTTGGTGACCTGGACGAGAACTCCGAGTACGAGGACGCCAAGAATGAGCAGGCTTTCGTGGAGGCGCGCATCGCCGAACTAGAGAACGTGCTGCGGTATGCCCGCGTCCTCAACCGGGAGGCCATCGATCCCGAGCGGGTGAGCCTGGGGGCGCAGGTCACCCTGCGGGACCTGGAGACGGGGGAGGAGTTCACCTACACCATCGTTTCCTCGGCGGAGGCCGACCCGGCTGCCGGTCGCATTTCCGACCAATCCCCGGTCGGACGCGCGGTGCTGGGGCAGAAGGTGGGCTCGCAGGTGGAGGTGGTGGCGCCCCTGGGCCGCTTCCGATACGAGATTGTGGCGTTGGGGAGGTAAGAAAGGAGCTTGGGTTCCGGAGAAGGCATCGCGGGAAGGGAAGATGCCGGGGCGGGCCTCGCGGAGGGCCGGTTGACCGATGTGCTGGAGGCCCGCCGGGCCCGGCTGGAAGAATGGAGGGCGAAGGGGGTCGACCCGTTCGGGGGCAGGTTTGAAAGGACCCACTTCGCCCGGCAGATTCAAGAGGGGTTCACGGCCCTGGAGGGGACCGAAGTACGGGTGGCGGGCCGGGTGATGGGCCTCAGGGTCCATGGCAGGGCCAGCTTCGCCGACCTGCAGGACCTCACCGGCCGCATTCAGGTATATGCCCGCGCCGACGTGCTTCCGGACGGGCAGTATGACGACTTCACCCTGCTGGATACCGGCGACATCATCGGGGTGTGGGGCAGGGTGATGCGCACCCGCCGGGGCGAGACGTCGGTGCAGGCGGAAGGATGGCAGCTCCTGGCCAAGTCCCTGCGGCCTTTGCCCGAGAAGTGGCACGGCTTGCGCGACGTGGAGCTCCGGTACCGCTACCGGTACCTGGACCTCACCGTCAACCCCCGGGTGCGCGACGTTTTCCTCACCCGGACCCGGGTGGTGCGGGCCATCCGCAGCTTCCTGGACGCCCGCGGGTTCTACGAGGTGGAAACCCCCGTGATGAGCCCGGTGGCGGGCGGAGCCACCGCCCGGCCCTTCGTGACCCACCACCACGCCCTGCACCTGGACCTCTACCTGCGCATCGCCCTGGAGCTTCACCTGAAGCGACTCATCGTGGGCGGTCTGGAGAAGGCTTACGAGATCGGGCGGGTGTTCCGGAATGAGGGCATATCCACCCGTCACAATCCCGAGTTCACCATGCTGGAGCTCTACCAGGCATATGCCGACTACGAGGACATGATGGAGCTCACGGAGCAGATGGTCTCCCGCGTAGCCGCCGAAGTCCTGGGCACCACGGTCATCACCTACCAGGGCCAGCGCATCGAGCTGGAGCCGCCCTGGACCCGCCTGAAGCTGTGGGACGCCATGGGTCGCTTCGCCGGCCTGAGCCCGGGGGACATCCGGGACGACCGTGATGCTGCCCGGGTGGCTGCCGCCCGGGGGCTGCGCATGGACAGGCCTCCCACCAAGGCGGGAGTGATCGAGAAGATCCTCGAGGAGCAGGTGGAACCCCACCTGGTACAACCGGCATTCCTGCTGGATTACCCGGTGGAGATGTCCCCTCTGGCCAGGCGGCGGCCCGATGATCCCTCTCTCGTCTACCGCTTTGAGGCTTTCGTGGCCGGACGGGAGATAGCAAACGCCTTTTCGGAACTGAACGATCCCATCGACCAGAGGGAACGCTTTGCGCAACAGGCGGCCATGCGGGCGCGGGGCGATGAGGAGGCCCACCCCTACGACGAGGACTTCCTGCTCGCCCTGGAGTACGGCATGCCGCCCACGGGGGGGCTGGGGGTGGGCGTCGACCGCCTGGTGATGCTGCTTACCGATTCGCCATCCCTGCGCGACGTTATCCTCTTTCCGCTCCTGCGCCCCCGTCCCGCCGAAGACTGACAGCCGCCTTCGGTGCGCCACCGCCGCAGCGGGCACGGTGGCGGCCCAGGGTGGCGATATGGGGCGTGGCCGGCGGCGGTGTTCAGATGCGGATGGTCTGCCAGCGGCGGCTGCGGAAGCGGGAGGTGACCAGTACGGCGCGAGCCCACTGGTCGCAGGCGATGGCGCCCCAGACTCCGTAAAGGCCCAGCGGCAGCACCATCACGCCCAGGTAACCCAGGGACAGACGTACCACCCAGATCCCCACCAGGGTCATGTATAGAGGCCAGCGGGTGTCGCCTGCTCCCCGCAGGGCCCCGGCCAGCACCATGTACAGGGCCAGTCCGGGCTGGGAGATGGCGGCTATGCGCAGGGCCGAGCTGGCCAGGACCGTCACCTGGCCATCGGTGGTGTACATTCGGGCGAGGGAGAGGGAGAATAGCGCGAACACCAGGGAGAGGGCCGTGACCAGACCGAAGGCCAGCACGCGGGCCGCGTAGGCGTAGCGTTCCGCCAGCCGCAGCCTGCGCGCTCCCAGGGACTGCCCCACCAGGGCGGTGGCGGAGATGGCGAATCCCATGCTGATGGGGAAGGTCAGGTTGGTCAGGTTGACGGCGATCTGGTGGGCGGCGTAGGTGGTCATCCCCAGGGAGGTGACCACCCGCACGAACATGAGGATTCCTAAGGACATGGCCAGTTGCTCGGCGGCGCTGGGGATGCCCACGTTGAGGATGCGCCGCAGCAGGCCGAAGTCGGGGCGGTAGCGGGACCACGAGGACAGGTGCAGGCCGCAGCGACCGGTGGCGGTGGCGATCAGGAAGACGGCGGATCCCCACAGACCGCTCAGGATGAACGATATCCCGGCGCCGGTGAGGCCCAGGGCGGGCGCGCCCATCCTTCCCCCCACCAGAAGATACGCCGTGAGGACGTTGAGGGAGGTGCCCACGGCGTTGACCATCATGGGAGTGCGGGTGTCTCCCGCACCCCGGAGGCTGGCCCCCAGGCACATGGCCAGGGAGCTCGGGGGAATACCCGCGAAAAGGAGCCTGAGATACGGCGCGGCCAGGGCGGTGGTGGGGGCGTCCAGCCCCATGAGGCGCAGGGCGGGACGGGCCAGCATGAACCCGGCCAGTCCCACCAGGACGGCCAGGGCGACGGTGGCGGAGGCCGCCTGGCGGGCGGCGTCGCGGGCGGTATCGGCATCCCCCGCCCCCATAGAGCGGGCCACCACCGTGGTGGCGCCCGCCCCCAGGGCGAAAAACCCGGACACCAAGAACCACTGCAGCTGGTTGGAGACGCCCACGGCGGCAATGGCCTCGGGCCCCAGGCCTCCCACGATGGTGAGGATGAGCATCTGGGCGAAGCCGAAGAAGAGCTGCTCGGCCACCGAGGGCCAGGCGAGCCTCAGGACATGGCGCGCCAGGACCGCGCCGGGCGCTCCTTCGCATATGGTGACGAACGAAGGCAGGGCATTACTTCGGGCCACGGAATACCTTATTGGCCGCTCCCGCCCGTTTTCCTCCCGCGGGGCTGCCCGGTCTTCAGGGGCGCGCGGGCCGGCGGGGCTGCGCTCGCCCGAGGCGCGGGCCCGGGCCTGCGGGGGGCTGGGGTTATTCGAGGGGCTGGACGGGGCCGACGTGAACGGTGATGCCGCGGGCGGCCAGCTCCTCCAGGAAGAGGTCGGGAGGAACGGCTCCTTCCGCTTCCGGGGCGATGACGCCCGGGCGCCTGATCTGGCCCCGCCCCACCATAAGGGTGCCGATGGCCAGGGGTACCCCGGTGAGATTCATCATCCGGTCTGCGGCGGCCAGTTCCACCCGGGCCGGGCGGCCGTCCTTTTCCCCCCGCACCTCCACGTGGATGGCCGAGAGGGGACGGGCGGGCCTTCCCAGCTTCTCCAGCAGCGGGAGCAGGGGTTTGATCACCCGGCCCAGGGCATCCTTGCGGGCCGGAGTGGCAGTGAGTCCCAGGCGGGCCACGGTCACGGCCAGCCAGTTGAGGAACCCCTCGGTGAGACCGCCCCGCAGGGATACCTCCTGCAGGCCGGGGATGAAGCGCGGGATGGTGACCGGCTCGGGGTGTCCCACGTGGTAGACGGGCACCGCCCCGATGGGATCGGGGAAGGTGACCATCTTGCGGCCGGTTCCGGCCGCCGCCCGGGTCATGGTACCCCCCGAGAAGGTGGGTACCCGGCCGGTGAAGATGTGCATGGTGTGCAGCACCACGGCGTATCCTTCTGAATCGGCCGACGCCCCGCACCAGGCCACGTGGACCTCGCGGGCGGAGTCCAGCATGTCGACACCCTTGCGGGCCAGGACGTTGGACAGCCCGGGGGTCCACCCCAGGCCGGTGAGGATCGTTACGCCGCGCTGGCGGGCCTCTCCGTCGAGCTCCAGCACTGCCTCGGCGGCATCGTAGTCGTCGCAGATGCTCACGTAAGGCCTTCCCGCGTCGATGGCCCCTCTGGCCACCTGGACCTCGAAAAGGTAGAAGGGCCCGATGGCCCCCGCGGCCACGTCATGCTCGGCGATGAGGCGGGCGAGCGCATCGTGGTCCCGGGCGTCCACGGCGCACGCCTGCGCCCGGGGTCCGATGGCAGCCGCCACCTGCTGTGCCTTTTCCAGATTACGGTCCGCAATGGTCAGGACTTCCACTTCTGCCGCCCGTCCCAGCTCCCTGGCCGCCCGGCTTCCCATGTCGCCCGCTCCGCCCAGCACCACGACCTTCACCGAAAGAGCCCCCTTTGCTGAGCTTTTTTCCTTTGAGGGAATTCGCTGACGGAGGGTTCTTTCCTGCCACCCCCTGCCAGTGCGGGTCAGAGGACCTTGCTCAGGAAGGCGCGGGTGCGGTCGTGCCGTGGCGAACCGAATACCTGCTCGGGCGGGCCCTCTTCCAGGATGACACCGTGTTCCAGGAACATGATGCGGTCGGCCACCTCGCGGGCGAAGCCCATCTCGTGGCTGACCACCAGCATGGTCATCCCCTCCCGGGCCAGGTCCTTCATCACCGCCAGCACCTCGCCGATCATCTCGGGATCGAGGGCGGAGGTGGGCTCGTCGAAGAGCATGAGCTTGGGGCGCATGGCCAGCGCCCGGGCGATGGCCACCCGCTGCTGCTGGCCGCCGGAAAGCTGGGCGGGCAGGCTATTCACCTTGGCGGCCAGGCCCACCTTGGCCAGCAGCTGCCGCCCCAGCTCCTCCGCTTCCGCCCGGGGCATCCCCAGCACCTTGGTGGGAGCCAGGGTGACGTTTTCCAGGGCGGTCAGGTGGGGGAACAGGTTGAACAACTGGAACACCATGCCCACCTGGCGCCTGATCTGGCACACGGGGGCGTGTCGCTCCGTGATGGACTGGCCGTCGATATATACCTGGCCGGAGGTGGGTTCTTCCAGCCGGTTGACGCAGCGCAGGAGGGTGCTCTTCCCCCCTCCGCTGGGTCCGATGACGACCACCACCTCCTGCCTGGCCACTTCGAAGCTGACGCCTTTCAGCACCTCGAGCCGGCCGAAGTACTTGTGCAGGTCCTTCACCATCAGCATGGGCCCGTCCATGATCTGTCACCTCCCCTCGCGGCGGTGCTCGCGCTTGAGCCTGATCTCCATCCAGGCGACCAGGCGGGTGAAGGGCAGAGTCATGGCCAGGTAGAGCAGGGCCACCAGGATGTAGATTTCGAACGGGCGGAAGGAGCGCCCTGCGGAGATCATGCCCCGGAACATGAGCTCCTCCATGGAGATGATGGCTACCATGGAGGAGTCCTTGAGCATGGCGATGAACTCGTTGCCCAGGGGAGGGAGCACCCTCCGGAAGGCCTGGGGCAGGATCACGTACCGGAAGGCCTGTACGGGCGTCATGCCCAGGGACAGGGCCGCCTCCGTCTGTCCCCGCTCGATGGACTGGATGCCGGCCCGGAATATCTCGGTGACGTAGGCGCCGCAGTTGATGCTGAGGGCGGCGATGGCGTCCACCACCATGTTGGGTTTGTATCCGAAAAGTTGAGG
This window harbors:
- a CDS encoding MFS transporter, translated to MEGGRKRLSTARMLAYSLGSLGASVPGQAFSTYAVFFYVDVLKLPALWVATIGMTIYGIWNAVNDPLLGYLSDRTSTRWGRRIPWIAGGLLPLVVFFILVWTPPALAPGGLFAYFMVVIFLYDFFFTLVVLNWTSLFPEMFPSLKERAVVSAWRQIFGNLGLILGVALAPMLYSTMGWAGMGIALGVVTGAALGVSLLGSREDPSLRGEPLLLGPALRFTLANRSFLTYVLTSLTVQFAFVVLLATLRFYTKYVLGLNEGQHTIMLLACFLMVFILLHPWGRITVRLGPRKTMMVGIVIFGITLLPAWFVSEFVGGVVFAALLGVGLPALMLLLDVLISDVIDEDELRSGARREGMYFGVHALVIRLGISFQGLVMGAVLTFTGYDPRLATQTASALWGLRFLMAGVPLVALVLAFVCIVLYPLHGERLAAVKAEIARRREGCEA
- a CDS encoding PEP/pyruvate-binding domain-containing protein, whose protein sequence is MSGGRGYTAFNPLEIPAFRSRMLGPGFMGGKAKGLFLAEHVLAGRGLLGTRVLIPPTWVLPTGVFEQFLDGNDLYRFSPGARTMEEYGEIVAEFARASLPRAVRERLGAWLAGVEYPLAVRSSAFLEDSLRYSFAGKYHTVFIPNRGPLEVRLAQLEGAIKEVYASVYGPDAVAYRQRRGLGDDSMAVMLQKLVGREHRDLFYPEISGVGFSRNYRCWSERVRPQDGVLRLVFGLGTRCTGRGYARLASLTNPDLRPEGNDPRDVARYSQEILDALHLPSGQLQSWNINQRPDVMACHPRFGWYARLYLPDRNELVPPPALLPAGPAGTRYVFSFPDLGRHFRPVVDTVRDLFALLEEPEAMDTPADIEFTWDPGSGEFYLVQARPLSSYEEFRPVPIPDRLPGEVILRGDRMMTNGRLEAVNHLVYVDPELYRQTADKARVAREVGRVNEGLAGDRYILVGPGRWGTTHPAQGVPVQYREVAHAGLLVELGSREETFIPELSYGTHFFADLENDRILYLPVFTHLATNLYHRDWFSRSAAGETGHPAVKVYRGRFSAYLDGRQPLGIVVSHPL
- a CDS encoding bifunctional nuclease family protein, with protein sequence MKPVRVERLGMDMVSDQVVVFLKELDGDRSLPIWIGHLEAGSIALALEGVQPPRPITHDLLKSMLEAVGARVKRVAINELRNETFYALIEIEADGHTFEVDSRPSDALALALRAEAPIFVAEQVLEQAGVRSSEGEQSG
- a CDS encoding helix-turn-helix transcriptional regulator; amino-acid sequence: MDLVRIGEKVLSRQKLAEAIDRILEMRARGLSQQEVADRVGVDRTFVSRLETLGEVRKGRTIAIVGFPVDNRAELEEVAREEGVDYTLLLTDQERWEFLENKSGVELFNEIMSIIYAVREHDVVILLGSDRRVSLMKGLVDKEAVLVPLGASPMTRGARVDREKLRAVIRSVKSP
- the greA gene encoding transcription elongation factor GreA, which translates into the protein MAQKEIVLSPEGLQKLEKELEYLKSVRRREVAERIKQARQFGDLDENSEYEDAKNEQAFVEARIAELENVLRYARVLNREAIDPERVSLGAQVTLRDLETGEEFTYTIVSSAEADPAAGRISDQSPVGRAVLGQKVGSQVEVVAPLGRFRYEIVALGR
- the lysS gene encoding lysine--tRNA ligase; the protein is MAGREDAGAGLAEGRLTDVLEARRARLEEWRAKGVDPFGGRFERTHFARQIQEGFTALEGTEVRVAGRVMGLRVHGRASFADLQDLTGRIQVYARADVLPDGQYDDFTLLDTGDIIGVWGRVMRTRRGETSVQAEGWQLLAKSLRPLPEKWHGLRDVELRYRYRYLDLTVNPRVRDVFLTRTRVVRAIRSFLDARGFYEVETPVMSPVAGGATARPFVTHHHALHLDLYLRIALELHLKRLIVGGLEKAYEIGRVFRNEGISTRHNPEFTMLELYQAYADYEDMMELTEQMVSRVAAEVLGTTVITYQGQRIELEPPWTRLKLWDAMGRFAGLSPGDIRDDRDAARVAAARGLRMDRPPTKAGVIEKILEEQVEPHLVQPAFLLDYPVEMSPLARRRPDDPSLVYRFEAFVAGREIANAFSELNDPIDQRERFAQQAAMRARGDEEAHPYDEDFLLALEYGMPPTGGLGVGVDRLVMLLTDSPSLRDVILFPLLRPRPAED
- a CDS encoding MATE family efflux transporter — its product is MARSNALPSFVTICEGAPGAVLARHVLRLAWPSVAEQLFFGFAQMLILTIVGGLGPEAIAAVGVSNQLQWFLVSGFFALGAGATTVVARSMGAGDADTARDAARQAASATVALAVLVGLAGFMLARPALRLMGLDAPTTALAAPYLRLLFAGIPPSSLAMCLGASLRGAGDTRTPMMVNAVGTSLNVLTAYLLVGGRMGAPALGLTGAGISFILSGLWGSAVFLIATATGRCGLHLSSWSRYRPDFGLLRRILNVGIPSAAEQLAMSLGILMFVRVVTSLGMTTYAAHQIAVNLTNLTFPISMGFAISATALVGQSLGARRLRLAERYAYAARVLAFGLVTALSLVFALFSLSLARMYTTDGQVTVLASSALRIAAISQPGLALYMVLAGALRGAGDTRWPLYMTLVGIWVVRLSLGYLGVMVLPLGLYGVWGAIACDQWARAVLVTSRFRSRRWQTIRI
- a CDS encoding saccharopine dehydrogenase NADP-binding domain-containing protein is translated as MKVVVLGGAGDMGSRAARELGRAAEVEVLTIADRNLEKAQQVAAAIGPRAQACAVDARDHDALARLIAEHDVAAGAIGPFYLFEVQVARGAIDAGRPYVSICDDYDAAEAVLELDGEARQRGVTILTGLGWTPGLSNVLARKGVDMLDSAREVHVAWCGASADSEGYAVVLHTMHIFTGRVPTFSGGTMTRAAAGTGRKMVTFPDPIGAVPVYHVGHPEPVTIPRFIPGLQEVSLRGGLTEGFLNWLAVTVARLGLTATPARKDALGRVIKPLLPLLEKLGRPARPLSAIHVEVRGEKDGRPARVELAAADRMMNLTGVPLAIGTLMVGRGQIRRPGVIAPEAEGAVPPDLFLEELAARGITVHVGPVQPLE
- a CDS encoding amino acid ABC transporter ATP-binding protein, with translation MLMVKDLHKYFGRLEVLKGVSFEVARQEVVVVIGPSGGGKSTLLRCVNRLEEPTSGQVYIDGQSITERHAPVCQIRRQVGMVFQLFNLFPHLTALENVTLAPTKVLGMPRAEAEELGRQLLAKVGLAAKVNSLPAQLSGGQQQRVAIARALAMRPKLMLFDEPTSALDPEMIGEVLAVMKDLAREGMTMLVVSHEMGFAREVADRIMFLEHGVILEEGPPEQVFGSPRHDRTRAFLSKVL
- a CDS encoding amino acid ABC transporter permease codes for the protein MTLNLEVMERYFPFLLGGAWLTLRLTVITTALGTAIGLFTAVARLSRLKIVSWPAAVYVDFFRGTPLLAQIALIHWGLPQLFGYKPNMVVDAIAALSINCGAYVTEIFRAGIQSIERGQTEAALSLGMTPVQAFRYVILPQAFRRVLPPLGNEFIAMLKDSSMVAIISMEELMFRGMISAGRSFRPFEIYILVALLYLAMTLPFTRLVAWMEIRLKREHRREGR